Proteins from one Carcharodon carcharias isolate sCarCar2 chromosome 19, sCarCar2.pri, whole genome shotgun sequence genomic window:
- the LOC121291465 gene encoding kelch-like protein 31, with translation MAPKKKNTKKNKTEKNELPKISIAEDTTIDIDQLNHLNTLYDSGSNGFRCTATEVSNPNHGAILLEEISRMRQERLFSDLTLATKNKSFDVHKVVMAACSDYFRNMLKKDPSIQCVDVNDASPLGLTTAITYAYTGSLNLSLYTIGCTIATATQFQMSTLINLCTNFLIQEINVENCMYISNIAGTYGLNQVKESAKKFIRENFLEFSENDQFMKLTYDQINDLLMDDSLQLPSELTAFQIAMKWLQFDSKRVKHAADLLSNIRFGTISAHDLVSYVQPIPCMMQDPDCHRLLVNAMNYHLLPHQQNSMQSRRTKLRGGQKVLLTVGGRPALTEKALSREILYRDPENGWNKLAEMPAKSFNQCVVVMDGFLYVAGGEDQNDARNQAKHAVSSLNRYDPRFNTWFHLASMLQRRTHFSMCTYNGLLFGIGGRNSEGPLASMECYIPSTNQWQMKARMEVARCCHASALSDGKILVTGGYINNGYSRTVCAYDPTIDTWKDYASLSTPRGWHCAISFGDYSYVMGGSQLGPQGERVDVITVERYNAYNGQWSYMAPLVIGVSTAGITTLNDRIYLVGGWNESAKKYKSCIQAYNPDLNEWTEEDELPEATVGVSCCTIMLPNNKLRESRASSVASAAISI, from the exons ATGGCACCAAAGAAGAAAAACACCAAGAAAAACAAGACTGAAAAAAATGAATTACCAAAAATAAGCATTGCTGAAGACACAACCATTGACATTGATCAGCTGAACCACCTTAACACTCTCTATGATAGTGGATCAAATGGGTTTCGATGCACAGCCACAGAAGTCTCCAATCCAAATCATGGTGCCATCCTCTTGGAAGAAATCAGCAGGATGCGCCAGGAGAGACTCTTCTCTGATCTCACACTAGCCACTAAAAATAAATCCTTTGATGTCCATAAAGTGGTGATGGCTGCTTGTAGTGATTATTTCCGTAACATGTTGAAGAAAGATCCATCCATTCAATGCGTAGATGTTAATGATGCATCGCCTTTGGGTTTGACCACTGCCATAACTTATGCCTACACAGGATCACTCAACTTGTCTCTTTATACCATTGGATGCACAATTGCTACTGCCACCCAATTCCAAATGTCTACCTTGATCAACTTGTGCACCAACTTCCTCATTCAAGAAATTAATGTAGAAAACTGCATGTACATCTCGAACATCGCTGGGACATATGGGCTGAATCAGGTTAAAGAGTCGGCAAAGAAATTCATCCGTGAAAATTTCTTGGAGTTTTCAGAAAATGATCAATTCATGAAGCTGACTTATGATCAAATAAATGATTTGTTAATGGATGATAGCCTGCAACTACCCTCTGAGCTCACTGCATTCCAAATTGCTATGAAGTGGTTGCAATTTGACTCCAAGAGGGTGAAACATGCAGCTGATCTGTTGAGTAATATCAGATTTGGTACCATTTCAGCTCATGATCTTGTCAGTTATGTTCAACCTATCCCATGTATGATGCAAGATCCCGATTGCCATCGGCTCCTAGTCAACGCCATGAACTACCACCTCCTGCCTCATCAACAGAACTCAATGCAGTCTAGAAGAACAAAGCTCAGGGGAGGACAGAAGGTCCTGCTGACTGTAGGTGGTCGACCAGCTTTGACTGAGAAGGCTTTGAGCAGAGAAATCTTATACAGAGATCCTGAAAATGGATGGAACAAACTTGCAGAAATGCCAGCCAAAAGCTTCAATCAATGTGTAGTCGTGATGGATGGCTTTTTATATGTGGCTGGTGgcgaagatcagaatgatgcccGAAACCAGGCTAAACATGCTGTCAGCAGTTTAAATAG ATATGACCCTCGTTTCAACACTTGGTTTCACTTGGCCAGCATGCTCCAGAGGCGAACCCATTTCAGCATGTGTACTTACAATGGCCTTCTTTTTGGTATCGGAGGTCGGAATTCAGAAGGTCCCCTCGCATCCATGGAATGTTACATCCCGTCCACTAATCAGTGGCAGATGAAGGCTCGGATGGAGGTCGCGCGCTGCTGCCATGCTTCTGCACTTAGCGATGGCAAGATCCTGGTAACTGGTGGCTACATCAACAATGGCTATTCTCGCACAGTGTGTGCCTATGATCCTACAATAGACACTTGGAAAGATTATGCCAGTTTGAGTACCCCCAGAGGCTGGCACTGTGCAATCTCTTTTGGTGATTATAGCTATGTGATGGGGGGTAGTCAGCTTGGGCCACAAGGTGAGCGAGTTGATGTAATAACAGTTGAACGCTACAACGCTTACAATGGCCAATGGAGCTACATGGCTCCTCTTGTGATCGGTGTGAGCACAGCTGGTATAACAACCCTGAATGACAGAATCTATCTGGTTGGAGGTTGGAATGAAAGTGCAAAGAAATACAAGAGCTGCATCCAAGCCTACAATCCAGATCTGAATGAATGGACTGAGGAGGACGAGCTGCCAGAAGCCACAGTGGGTGTCTCGTGCTGCACCATTATGTTGCCAAATAACAAACTTCGGGAGTCCAGAGCTAGCTCTGTGGCATCTGCAGCAATCAGTATCTAA